CAAGTCGCCTGCCACAGTCATCAGTTCCTCATACTTGCGATTGTTGCTCTCTTCACGCTGCCATTGGTAGTTCTGGAACTGGCTGCTCGCAGATGCTGTCGTATTCTGCTCTTCCATCTCCTTGAGGACTTCCTCATCAGTCTTGGTTGCAGTGCCCCCAGCCTGACCATCTGTCTCCGGTGTGGTTGCTGCCCCTTTGTCGGTCTCTTTGCCTGCTTCACCCTTATTCTCTCCCGGCTCGGCAGCAGGTGTTTTCTCTGTATTTCCAGCTTCTTTGCCTTCCGTAGCCGCCGGTTCTTCCACAGCGCCAGCCGGACTTGGATCACTTTCAACTTCGCCGCTACTTACTACTTCATTCACAACCAATCCTTCTGTAGGATCAAGAATGCCTGCCGTCTCCTTCGCTTCCCCTTGCTTGATTCCATCGACTTGCTGACTGTCAGCCACCGGCGCGTTGATTGGACCGGAATCTTCAGTGAACAGATAATACGCGGACAAAATGACCATCAGACTCAGCATGGAAACGAGCCATACCGTTTGACGTTTGTTATTCATTAGAACTTCCTCCTCAAATTGGCTTCAATCTTATGAGAATTGAATCTTGTGATTCAACAAATCAAATTAGTCTTGTTTGCGCGGTACAACCGAGATCCGGTAGGCTGCCACATTCAGTCCTTTTTCTACAGCATCGGTTATCAGGTCCTTCACAACCTTGTTCTCTGCACCCCTCGCCACCACAAGCACACCACGGATCTGCGGTTTGAGCTTTTTGGTTACTATAGGTGTCTGATCCCCTGATATTTCGTACGTAATAATCTCGCCATCACGGGTATATTGCGTCATATGTCGTTTGCCCCCGCTGGCATCCGTTTCTTCGGTAAGTTGCTGAGAATCCTTCACGTTCCGCTGAACGACCAGTTCTTCTGTGGAATCCACGGTAACCATCACATCAACCGTCCCCACACCAACAATGTTTTCCAACACACCTTTGATTTTGTCTTCAAATGCAATTTCGATCGCCTGAAAAGGATTCTGTTCGGACGGATCACTCTGTATGGATGCCATGGATGTTGCCGGGTCCGGTGGTTCCCGACCGATATTTTCGGAATCAATTTTTTTGACATTGACGAAGGAGTTGAACAGCATGATTCCCACCCCGATCAACCCAAGGATAATCAGCCAGCGGAAGGTTTGACTCCGCCTTGCCCCACCCTCTCCGCCCCCCATCCAGGTCTCCATCTTTCTAAACCATTGTTTCATCGGACACCCTCCTTCTCACAGAACTTCAGCACTTTTCGGTTCTTTCACTTGTATTTTGTTTGCATCAACATCCCACTTATCAGACAGCAATGTAATAATCTGTACCGCATGTTCGGACCTTGTGGATGTCTCACCTTGCTGCTTAGTCTCATCTGCCTGATCACGTATAACAGGCTCGGAAGACGCTTCATTTCCATCACGTTGCCCGTTACTCACATCAATCTGTACATCAGGCACTTCAACCTGACCGATCTGGATGGGCTGCTGTATTTGAGATGATTCAGCCTTGTCGGTTGCTGTGTCTGTTCCGAATATGGGTTCTGTATTTGCAGCGACTTCTTGCTGCGTAGCCTTCACTTCGCTTCCTGCATCCTCTCCTGCCATCTCGACCAACACACGCTGGATCACAGGCAGTTCGACGGATGAGGCAGCTTCCATCTCGGTTTCATATTTACTCATTGCTAGCTGTACCTCTACGGATCGAACCCTCGCTCCTGTTGTTTCTTCAATCTGGCCTTTCATGACATTAGCCAGTTCTTTCGCTGTCCATTGCAGGGATTGTTCCTGTTCACCCGCTTGCAGCCGCTTGCCCTGAGCCAAAATCTGTTCGAGTGTTGCATTCCCATCCGATGGAGCATCCATTGCCGACATTGCTCGTTTCAGTTCGCCAACCGGATCACTTTTGAGCAGCTTGGTTATGGGTGATAAAAGGGTCAGCAGGATGAGAAGGCTCAGCACAAGCTTGACATAACGTTCCATGGATCGATTCGGCAATAACATATCCACGAAAGTCGCCAGCAGAACGATCATTATCAATTCCTGGAGCCAGTTGCTCAGCCACCCCATCCTTTCCATCCCCTTTCTTGCCAACATACATTCAGCGCATCATGACAGTCAGATTCCCCGCGGTCAGCAGGATGGTAATTGCCAGGAAAAACATCAGCCCGACGGCTGCGAGCGCCGCAAATACGTAAATCATGCTCTTGCCGATGGCCTGCAGGCATCCTACAATCGGAGTGTCTCCTAGCGGTTGCATAATGGCTCCGGTTACGTTGTATATCAAGGCAAGAGCCAGGATCTTAAGTGCCGGAAAGGCACATAGAAACAAAATGATGATTACCCCAGTGAGTCCAATTGCATTTTTGACAAGTAGAGAAGCTGTAATGACCGTATCCGTCGCATCCGCAAATGTTCTGCCCACGACAGGGACAAAGTTTCCTGCGATGTACTTGGCGGCCTTCAGGCTGACTCCATCCGCTACGGAGCCCGATGCCCCCTGAACCGAGATCACACCCAAAAACATCGTCAGCAGGATACCCAGCAGTGCCACACTAATATTGCGCAGGAGGTCTGCCAGCTGTGTCAGCTTGTACTTGTCAGACAATGAACTGACGAGATGCAGAACAGCTGAGAAGAAGAGTAGCGGGAATACCAGCAAGTGAATCAATGTACTCACCAGATGAATCATGAAAATGATGAGTGGATGTGTCACGGAGACGGTGATGACATTACCCATAGACGCGAGCAGTGTGAATAACAAGGGAACCATGGCCATCATGAAGTTGATCATGCCGGTAATGGCATCCTTGGCGTATCCAATCGCCACACTGAAGCTGTTGATTGCAATGATGATGATGACCATATAACAGATGGAATAAGCGATTTTGCTAATATTATTTTTCTCAAATGCGGTCTGAAGAGTCTCCAGAATCATGCTGAGCACGCTTAACATCACAATCGTCACCAGAAGCTTGCCATTATATAAGATTTCATGCAGCATGAAGGTTCCTATGGCTACAAACACCGATTTCAGGCTGAACCCTTCATTGCCGGGGATTAACATATCCATGAAGGAAGGGGTCTTCCCATCCGGGAAGAAACCACCGTATTGTTGCATCAGTTGATCCCAGTATTTCTCCACCTGATCCTTGGGAAGCTGATCCGCCTGCTGCTCCATCCACTCACCGGAAGGTGCGCTTGCAGTAACCTGTCCCAGGATACCGAACAGAAAACAGAGCATCAGCACAACCGTAAGGCGCCACTGCGGCTTATGATGCATTGATTTCATATGAAGTCCGCACGCCCCTTCTACACCGGCATCAGCTTCATGACGGTTTCGATAA
The window above is part of the Paenibacillus sp. 1781tsa1 genome. Proteins encoded here:
- the spoIIIAE gene encoding stage III sporulation protein AE, with amino-acid sequence MKSMHHKPQWRLTVVLMLCFLFGILGQVTASAPSGEWMEQQADQLPKDQVEKYWDQLMQQYGGFFPDGKTPSFMDMLIPGNEGFSLKSVFVAIGTFMLHEILYNGKLLVTIVMLSVLSMILETLQTAFEKNNISKIAYSICYMVIIIIAINSFSVAIGYAKDAITGMINFMMAMVPLLFTLLASMGNVITVSVTHPLIIFMIHLVSTLIHLLVFPLLFFSAVLHLVSSLSDKYKLTQLADLLRNISVALLGILLTMFLGVISVQGASGSVADGVSLKAAKYIAGNFVPVVGRTFADATDTVITASLLVKNAIGLTGVIIILFLCAFPALKILALALIYNVTGAIMQPLGDTPIVGCLQAIGKSMIYVFAALAAVGLMFFLAITILLTAGNLTVMMR
- the spoIIIAF gene encoding stage III sporulation protein AF; its protein translation is MGWLSNWLQELIMIVLLATFVDMLLPNRSMERYVKLVLSLLILLTLLSPITKLLKSDPVGELKRAMSAMDAPSDGNATLEQILAQGKRLQAGEQEQSLQWTAKELANVMKGQIEETTGARVRSVEVQLAMSKYETEMEAASSVELPVIQRVLVEMAGEDAGSEVKATQQEVAANTEPIFGTDTATDKAESSQIQQPIQIGQVEVPDVQIDVSNGQRDGNEASSEPVIRDQADETKQQGETSTRSEHAVQIITLLSDKWDVDANKIQVKEPKSAEVL
- the spoIIIAG gene encoding stage III sporulation protein AG, coding for MKQWFRKMETWMGGGEGGARRSQTFRWLIILGLIGVGIMLFNSFVNVKKIDSENIGREPPDPATSMASIQSDPSEQNPFQAIEIAFEDKIKGVLENIVGVGTVDVMVTVDSTEELVVQRNVKDSQQLTEETDASGGKRHMTQYTRDGEIITYEISGDQTPIVTKKLKPQIRGVLVVARGAENKVVKDLITDAVEKGLNVAAYRISVVPRKQD
- a CDS encoding SpoIIIAH-like family protein, yielding MNNKRQTVWLVSMLSLMVILSAYYLFTEDSGPINAPVADSQQVDGIKQGEAKETAGILDPTEGLVVNEVVSSGEVESDPSPAGAVEEPAATEGKEAGNTEKTPAAEPGENKGEAGKETDKGAATTPETDGQAGGTATKTDEEVLKEMEEQNTTASASSQFQNYQWQREESNNRKYEELMTVAGDLSKTPEENAKATEQLRTLEEKEAKITGIEETLSQQFANAIVQEDADKYKVVVLSDKLDVKQAVSIVDLVMKELAVSQNKISVQYVTEQ